From one Perca flavescens isolate YP-PL-M2 chromosome 19, PFLA_1.0, whole genome shotgun sequence genomic stretch:
- the lurap1l gene encoding leucine rich adaptor protein 1-like — protein MDEDNNVLPDLKDIETKLGLKVPDSLIRSLAGGKHHDKHEKSPAPHLVNCKLHANNADLKRLETKMLFLKQEMAHLRAIDVKLMQQLMSINEGIESIRWMIEDRGGVASQEGSLTGSLYSLLDSQDGTSLCGSFNSLNDGNSDGLDSLSVGSYLDTLAEDLPDDPSPTDLDCFVDKTVIDGDAFSKSPLKVRVESDEYYCFG, from the exons ATGGACGAGGATAACAACGTCTTGCCTGATTTGAAGGATATAGAGACCAAACTGGGTCTAAAGGTCCCGGATAGTCTCATTCGTTCTCTCGCCGGAGGGAAGCATCACGACAAGCACGAGAAGTCGCCGGCACCGCATTTAGTGAACTGCAAATTACATGCTAATAATGCGGACTTGAAAAGACTGGAGACCAAAATGCTATTCCTCAAACAAGAAATG GCACATCTACGAGCCATCGACGTGAAGCTGATGCAGCAGCTTATGTCAATCAACGAAGGCATTGAGTCCATCCGTTGGATGATAGAAGACCGAGGTGGCGTGGCCAGCCAAGAGGGCAGCCTGACGGGCAGCTTGTACAGCCTGTTGGACAGCCAGGACGGTACCTCACTGTGCGGCAGCTTCAACAGCTTGAATGATGGTAACAGTGACGGGCTAGATAGTCTGTCTGTGGGTAGTTACTTGGACACTCTAGCAGAGGACCTCCCGGATGACCCCTCACCTACGGATCTTGACTGTTTTGTGGATAAAACGGTTATTGATGGGGATGCTTTCAGCAAATCGCCACTGAAAGTCAGAGTGGAATCAGATGAATACTACTGCTTTGGATAA
- the LOC114545730 gene encoding 5,6-dihydroxyindole-2-carboxylic acid oxidase — protein sequence MWHRQFIKKGCLLVLVGAVVVSAQFPRECVTPEGLRSGQCCPSPSGLNNDPCGSSTGRGQCVSITVDARPHGPQYPHDGRDDRERWPIRFFNRTCQCNGNFSGYNCGRCRHGWTGPNCDQRVSVVRRNVMQLSADGKRAFVNALDQAKRTVHPDLVIATRRYPEIFGPDGNTVQFENITIYNYFVWSHYFSVSKTFLGAGQASFGGVDFSHEGPGFVTWHRFHLLQLERDMQDMLRDPSFALPYWNFAIGGSTCDICTDDLMGARSSFDMNSLSTNSIFSQWRVICESVEDYDTLGTICNSTETAPIRRNPAGNVNRPMVQRLPEPQDVADCLQVNTFDTPPYYSTSSESFRNTIEGYSAPKGNYDPVVRSLHNLAHLFLNGTGGQTHLSPNDPIFVLLHTYTDAIFDEWLRRHSPESTLYPEENAPIGHNKGYNMVPFWPPVTNAEMFVTAPENLGYSYEAQWPAQPFTLTEIITMAIVAGLLLVAVIFAATTCAVRARSHKMEGHQPLLGDQYQRYDDNKSQSVV from the exons ATGTGGCACAGGCAGTTCATAAAAAAG GGCTGTTTGTTGGTGCTTGTGGGCGCGGTGGTCGTTAGCGCTCAGTTCCCCAGAGAGTGTGTGACACCCGAAGGACTCAGGAGTGGACAGTGCTGTCCGTCGCCCTCTGGACTCAACAACGACCCGTGTGGCTCCAGCACGGGGCGCGGACAGTGTGTGTCCATCACGGTGGACGCGCGCCCGCACGGCCCTCAGTACCCGCACGACGGACGGGATGATCGGGAACGATGGCCCATCCGTTTCTTTAACCGTACCTGTCAGTGTAACGGAAACTTCAGCGGTTACAACTGCGGCCGCTGCAGACACGGATGGACGGGGCCCAACTGTGACCAGCGAGTTTCTGTTG TAAGAAGAAACGTGATGCAGCTCAGCGCGGACGGGAAGCGTGCGTTCGTGAACGCGCTGGACCAGGCCAAGCGCACGGTGCACCCAGACCTGGTGATCGCCACGCGGCGCTATCCGGAGATCTTCGGGCCCGACGGGAACACTGTGCAGTTCGAAAACATCACCATCTACAATTACTTCGTGTGGAGCCACTACTTCTCCGTCAGCAAGACGTTCCTGGGTGCGGGGCAGGCCAGTTTTGGGGGAGTGGACTTCTCACACGAGGGCCCCGGCTTTGTCACTTGGCACAGGTTccacctgctgcagctggagcGAGACATGCAG GACATGCTACGAGACCCCTCCTTCGCCCTGCCCTACTGGAACTTTGCCATCGGTGGAAGCACATGTGACATCTGCACAGATGACCTGATGGGAGCCAGGAGCAGCTTTGACATGAATTCCCTGAGCACCAACTCTATCTTCTCCCAGTGGAGGGTCATATGTGAGAGCGTAGAAGACTATGACACGCTGGGAACCATCTGCAACA GCACAGAGACTGCTCCCATCAGAAGGAACCCAGCAGGAAATGTCAACAGGCCCATGGTCCAGCGTCTCCCAGAGCCCCAGGATGTGGCGGACTGTCTGCAGGTTAACACTTTCGACACGCCGCCCTATTACTCCACTTCCTCCGAAAGCTTCAGAAACACAATTGAAG GCTACAGCGCCCCCAAGGGGAACTATgaccccgtggtgaggagcctCCACAACCTGGCCCATCTGTTCCTGAATGGGACAGGAGGACAGACTCACCTCTCGCCCAATGACCCCATCTTCGTCCTGCTCCACACCTACACCGACGCTATTTTTGATGAATGGTTAAGGAGACACagtccag AGTCGACTCTGTATCCTGAAGAAAATGCCCCCATTGGTCACAACAAGGGCTACAACATGGTGCCTTTCTGGCCTCCAGTGACTAACGCAGAGATGTTTGTGACCGCCCCTGAAAATCTTGGTTACTCTTATGAAGCTCAATGGCCAG CTCAACCTTTCACTCTGACTGAAATCATCACCATGGCAATAGTCGCTGGCCTCCTCCTTGTCGCAGTCATTTTCGCCGCCACCACATGTGCCGTGCGTGCCAGGTCACACAAGATGGAGGGCCACCAGCCTCTGCTTGGGGATCAGTACCAGCGCTACGACGACAACAAAAGCCAATCTGTAGTCTAA